In Drosophila nasuta strain 15112-1781.00 chromosome 2R, ASM2355853v1, whole genome shotgun sequence, a single genomic region encodes these proteins:
- the LOC132787489 gene encoding uncharacterized protein LOC132787489: MNFAVISSGILLCFLCLCVKSNAKRNWDYEFLNFKPTSSDENLLNVSSRFENGELGKPAISGYIDWKYDVDENTMTEMKIYYSQNGRESTYSELPYTIPKMSYFDFLDQYWMKLIYPFFEDCSNLPSFDKFVPKWPKTTYLFDKCRPEPTSAPETMPRGYYRVVWNIIGPATFNIIIDVKLTPTGFI, from the exons ATGAACTTTGCTGTAATATCCTCTGGAATACTTTTGTGTttcttgtgtttgtgtgttaaaAGCAATGCAAAG CGCAATTGGGACTATGAATTTCTTAACTTTAAGCCTACGTCGTCTGATGAAAATCTACTTAATGTGAGTTCAAGATTTGAAAACGGTGAACTTGGTAAGCCAGCAATTTCAGGATATATTGATTGGAAATACGATGTTGATGAAAATACAATG ACTGAgatgaaaatttattattctcaaaacgGAAGAGAAAGCACCTATAGTGAGCTACCTTATACTATCCCAAAAATGtcatattttgattttttggaTCAGTATTGGATGAAATTGATCTATCCCTTCTTTGAGGATTGCTCAAACCTACCGTCATTCGATAAATTTGTGCCAAAATGGCCCAAGACGAcgtatttatttgataaatgTAGACCCGAGCCAACTTCAGCTCCAGAAACAATGCCAAGGGGCTACTATAGAGTTGTGTGGAACATAATTGGTCCAGCCACTTTTAACATTATAATTGATGTTAAATTAACACCAACAGGCTttatataa
- the LOC132787168 gene encoding uncharacterized protein LOC132787168: MNIAVISSGILLFFLYLCVKSNAKRNWDYEFLKVDTTSSDENLLNISLRFENGELGKPSVSGYLEWKYDCDENTLTEMKIYFSQNGRESTYHEQPFTIPRMSFYQFMDQYWMKLFYPFFADCSNVPSFDKFVPPLPKTTYFFNKCRAEPTSGPETMPRGYYRFVWKIIGEAALNVVIDVKLTPTGFI, from the exons ATGAACATTGCTGTAATTTCCTCTggaatacttttgtttttcttgtatttgtgtgttaaGAGCAATGCAAAG CGCAATTGGGACTATGAATTTCTTAAAGTAGACACTACGTCGTCTGATGAGAATCTACTTAATATCAGTTTAAGATTTGAAAACGGTGAACTTGGTAAGCCGTCAGTTTCAGGATATCTTGAATGGAAATACGATTGTGATGAAAATACACTG ACTGagatgaaaatttatttttctcaaaacGGAAGAGAAAGCACCTATCATGAGCAACCTTTTACTATCCCAAGAATGTCATTCTATCAATTTATGGATCAGTATTGGATGAAATTGTTCTATCCCTTCTTTGCGGATTGCTCGAACGTACCGTCATTCGATAAATTTGTGCCACCATTGCCCAAGACGacgtatttttttaataaatgtagaGCCGAGCCAACTTCAGGTCCAGAAACAATGCCAAGGGGCTATTATAGATTTGTGTGGAAAATAATTGGTGAAGCCGCTCTTAATGTTGTTATTGATGTTAAATTAACACCAACAGGCTttatataa
- the LOC132787198 gene encoding uncharacterized protein LOC132787198 — MNYAVISSVILLGFLYLCVKSNAKRNWDYEFLKVDSTSSDENLLNVSTRFENGELGKPSVSGYIDWKYDCDENTMTEMKMYYSQNGRESAYHELPYAIPKISYYNFLDQYWMKLFYPFLKDCSNLPSFDKFVPPWPKMTYLFNKCRAEPTSGPEIMPRGYYRIVWKIIGDATFNVLIDVKVTPTGFI; from the exons ATGAACTATGCTGTAATTTCCTCTGTAATACTTTTGGGTTtcttgtatttgtgtgttaaGAGCAATGCAAAG CGCAATTGGGACTATGAATTTCTTAAAGTAGACTCTACGTCGTCTGATGAGAATCTACTTAATGTCAGTACAAGATTTGAAAACGGTGAACTTGGTAAGCCGTCAGTTTCAGGATATATTGATTGGAAATACGATTGTGATGAAAATACAATG ACTGAGATGAAAatgtattattctcaaaacgGAAGAGAAAGCGCCTATCATGAGCTACCTTATGCTATCCCAAAAATCTCATACTATAATTTTTTGGATCAGTATTGGATGAAATTGTTCTATCCCTTCCTTAAGGATTGCTCAAACCTACCGTCATTCGATAAATTTGTGCCTCCATGGCCCAAGATgacgtatttatttaataaatgtagGGCCGAGCCAACTTCAGGTCCAGAAATAATGCCAAGGGGCTACTACAGAATTGTGTGGAAAATAATTGGTGATGCCACATTTAACGTTTTAATTGATGTTAAAGTAACACCAACAGGCTttatataa